Proteins from a genomic interval of Paenibacillus sp. FSL R5-0623:
- the atpE gene encoding F0F1 ATP synthase subunit C, which produces MGAMALIAAAIVAGLGAFGAGIGNGMVISKTVEGIARQPEAKSTLQTTMFIGVGLIEVLPIIGVVLAFMFYGMA; this is translated from the coding sequence ATGGGAGCAATGGCATTAATCGCAGCAGCAATTGTTGCAGGACTGGGCGCGTTTGGCGCAGGTATTGGTAACGGTATGGTAATCAGCAAAACGGTGGAAGGTATTGCCCGTCAACCTGAAGCAAAATCCACTCTTCAAACAACAATGTTTATCGGTGTAGGTTTGATCGAGGTATTGCCGATCATCGGTGTGGTACTCGCGTTCATGTTCTATGGTATGGCTTAA
- a CDS encoding ATP synthase subunit I produces the protein MSELTRYRRSMTVFVMYFLMICFLAAAFMPRVETIALGLALGTGVSWINAFYLGYKVRKMSDDAAEGNLKRVNLGFLTRAAFAVLGIFISMRFPQYFNTYAVAGGLVIAQYSLLIIGIVYSRRAE, from the coding sequence ATGAGTGAACTAACCAGATACCGCAGATCGATGACTGTTTTCGTCATGTACTTTCTTATGATTTGTTTTCTCGCAGCGGCCTTTATGCCACGTGTGGAGACAATTGCTTTGGGACTGGCCCTGGGTACAGGAGTTAGCTGGATCAATGCATTTTACCTGGGCTACAAAGTAAGGAAAATGTCTGATGATGCGGCAGAAGGTAACTTGAAGCGTGTCAACTTGGGATTTTTGACAAGAGCGGCATTCGCTGTGCTCGGTATATTCATATCGATGCGCTTTCCGCAGTACTTCAATACATATGCGGTTGCAGGCGGTCTCGTCATTGCACAATATTCCTTATTGATTATAGGGATTGTCTATTCCCGCAGAGCAGAATGA
- a CDS encoding F0F1 ATP synthase subunit delta gives MSRDTIVAKRYAKALFEVALQQQQVLEVEQELVAVVSALTGDADIEKFIVSPNISDEAKQNVIHSSLDGKVSDSVLRTVLLLIERGRVELLGDLLNDYRKIQGESLGIADARVYSTYALNDEEKEAVAREFGGRVNKKIRIENIVDPTLLGGLKVAIGDTIYDGSLAGKLERLEQSFNRRVQ, from the coding sequence ATGAGCCGCGATACGATAGTTGCCAAGCGTTATGCGAAAGCATTGTTCGAAGTTGCTCTTCAGCAACAGCAGGTGCTTGAGGTTGAACAGGAACTGGTTGCAGTAGTCAGTGCGTTGACTGGAGATGCAGATATCGAGAAATTTATCGTATCCCCTAATATTTCTGATGAAGCCAAGCAGAACGTAATTCACTCAAGTCTTGATGGCAAGGTATCCGATTCAGTCCTTCGTACAGTCTTGTTGTTGATTGAGCGCGGACGCGTTGAATTGCTGGGAGACTTGCTGAATGATTATCGGAAGATCCAAGGTGAGTCGCTGGGCATCGCTGATGCACGTGTCTACTCGACTTATGCGTTGAATGATGAAGAAAAAGAAGCGGTAGCCCGTGAATTCGGTGGCCGTGTGAATAAAAAGATTCGTATCGAGAACATTGTTGATCCGACTCTGCTGGGCGGATTGAAAGTCGCCATTGGCGATACGATCTATGACGGCAGCTTGGCTGGCAAGCTCGAACGTCTTGAGCAGTCTTTTAACAGACGAGTACAGTAG
- a CDS encoding L-threonylcarbamoyladenylate synthase: MSKENEPLQHTSEMRDGREDRDMKAPGELVTEMWDVRVLVSAENDHGMGNNEWLDVKKGSADQQALADLQAAATCIRQGQTVAFPTETVYGLGADARSTAAVEAVFVAKGRPSDNPLIVHIAHRDQLDTLVTEVNETAEALMAAFWPGPLTLVLPVRPGAVSPRVTAGLDTVAVRMPDHPVALQLIAAAACPVAAPSANRSGRPSPTLASHVREDLDGRIGGIVDGGPTGVGVESTVVQVGDDDTVTILRPGGITAEQLSAVAARVATDPALLAEGADGVGSPAPRSPGMKYTHYAPTGALCVVEGPPAAVAAWISAALAEAAQRGERTAVLAFAEHAEQYRADAVFSLGDASELEEAARRLYAALRSCDEQGATYIVAEACSREGLGAAVMNRLLKAAGNQLIQVGNQQPS, encoded by the coding sequence ATGAGCAAAGAAAACGAACCATTGCAACACACCTCTGAGATGAGGGATGGTAGAGAAGATCGTGATATGAAAGCTCCGGGAGAGCTGGTCACTGAGATGTGGGATGTACGCGTCTTGGTGAGCGCTGAGAACGATCACGGAATGGGTAATAATGAGTGGTTGGATGTGAAAAAGGGGAGCGCCGATCAACAGGCGCTCGCCGACTTGCAGGCTGCCGCAACCTGCATTCGTCAAGGTCAGACGGTGGCTTTTCCGACCGAGACGGTCTATGGCCTGGGTGCCGATGCGCGTAGCACAGCAGCCGTCGAGGCTGTATTTGTCGCCAAAGGCCGACCTTCCGACAATCCACTGATCGTGCATATCGCGCACCGTGACCAGTTGGATACGCTGGTCACGGAAGTGAACGAAACGGCGGAAGCGCTGATGGCGGCCTTCTGGCCGGGACCACTGACGCTGGTGCTGCCCGTTAGGCCGGGGGCAGTGTCACCACGTGTCACCGCCGGTCTGGACACGGTGGCCGTGCGCATGCCGGACCATCCGGTGGCCTTGCAGTTGATCGCGGCGGCGGCATGCCCTGTGGCTGCGCCAAGCGCCAACCGCTCCGGGCGGCCAAGTCCGACACTCGCGTCTCATGTACGCGAGGATCTGGATGGCCGCATCGGTGGCATTGTGGACGGCGGCCCCACCGGGGTGGGCGTCGAGTCCACAGTTGTGCAAGTCGGTGACGACGATACCGTCACCATCCTGCGCCCTGGCGGCATTACGGCGGAACAACTGTCCGCCGTTGCCGCCCGTGTCGCCACGGACCCCGCGCTACTCGCGGAGGGGGCCGATGGCGTGGGCAGCCCGGCGCCGCGCTCGCCGGGCATGAAGTACACGCACTACGCACCCACAGGGGCGCTGTGCGTGGTGGAGGGGCCGCCCGCAGCGGTGGCGGCCTGGATCAGCGCCGCCCTCGCAGAGGCGGCGCAGCGCGGAGAGCGCACCGCGGTGCTGGCGTTCGCCGAGCACGCGGAGCAGTACCGCGCCGATGCCGTGTTCTCGCTGGGAGACGCCAGCGAGCTGGAAGAAGCAGCGCGCCGGCTATACGCCGCGCTGCGCAGCTGCGATGAGCAAGGCGCCACATATATAGTGGCTGAAGCCTGCTCACGCGAAGGGCTGGGAGCAGCCGTCATGAATCGGCTGCTCAAGGCTGCAGGTAACCAACTCATACAAGTTGGCAACCAGCAACCCTCTTAA
- the atpB gene encoding F0F1 ATP synthase subunit A yields the protein MHEAPIIMLGGFRLDLSVLLMLVVTGAIVFIFAVLATRRLSVENPGKLQNFMEWAVEFVRNLISSTMDMKKGKHFISLALSMIMFIFVGNMLGLPLVAVSEVTDVNQAQVFGKPIVTAVEAFEKAHAKDPEAHPHVELAWWKSPTADLSVTMGLALVAFLVSHGLGLFRNTKGYLQHYLKPFALFLPINLIETASKLLTHGMRLFANIFAGEVLIATILKLTTFKVFGAIAAIPLLMVWQGFSIFIGAIQAFVFVILMMVYISQSIETHDEH from the coding sequence ATGCATGAAGCTCCAATTATTATGCTTGGCGGATTTCGACTGGATCTATCAGTTCTGTTGATGCTGGTAGTTACAGGTGCAATTGTTTTTATTTTTGCTGTACTGGCAACACGGAGATTATCCGTTGAAAATCCCGGCAAGCTGCAAAATTTTATGGAGTGGGCAGTAGAATTCGTCCGCAATCTGATTTCCAGCACAATGGATATGAAGAAAGGTAAACATTTTATCTCTCTCGCTCTTTCCATGATTATGTTCATTTTTGTAGGGAACATGCTTGGCCTTCCGCTCGTGGCTGTATCTGAGGTAACAGATGTTAATCAGGCACAGGTATTTGGTAAACCGATTGTTACAGCGGTGGAGGCGTTTGAAAAAGCGCATGCCAAGGACCCTGAAGCACACCCACACGTTGAATTGGCTTGGTGGAAATCACCGACAGCCGACTTGTCTGTAACGATGGGACTAGCTCTTGTAGCGTTCCTTGTATCTCATGGACTAGGATTGTTCCGCAACACAAAAGGATATCTCCAGCATTACCTGAAGCCATTCGCCTTGTTCTTGCCAATCAACTTGATTGAGACGGCATCCAAGCTGTTGACACACGGTATGCGTCTATTCGCGAATATCTTCGCGGGTGAGGTACTGATCGCAACGATCCTGAAACTGACCACATTTAAAGTGTTTGGTGCTATTGCAGCGATTCCGCTGCTGATGGTGTGGCAAGGCTTCAGTATCTTTATCGGCGCGATCCAGGCATTTGTGTTTGTTATCTTGATGATGGTGTACATTTCACAGAGCATCGAGACGCACGACGAGCATTAA
- the glyA gene encoding serine hydroxymethyltransferase, whose protein sequence is MEQLRKNDPAVLEAMNLELKRQQNNIELIASENIVSEAVIEAMGSVLTNKYAEGYPGKRYYGGCEHVDIVEDIARDRAKELFGAEHVNVQPHSGAQANMAVYLAALKPGDTVLGMNLAHGGHLTHGSPVNASGLLYNFVAYGVQEDTFLIDYDEVRKAAFKHRPRLIVAGASAYPRTIDFEKLASIANDVGALFMVDMAHIAGLVAAGLHPNPVPHAHFVTTTTHKTLRGPRGGMILCRKAWAAAIDKAVFPGSQGGPLMHVIASKAVAFGEALQPSFKTYAQNVVKNAQVLAETLIAEGLNIVSGGTDNHLMLIDTRSVNITGKEAEHVLDSIGITVNKNAIPFDPTSPFVTSGIRIGTPAATSRGMNEEAMVAIGKIIAKTLKNPKDTAKLDEARAEVTALTDQFPLYTDLKY, encoded by the coding sequence ATGGAACAATTGCGCAAGAATGACCCGGCAGTACTGGAAGCGATGAATCTTGAACTGAAACGTCAACAGAACAACATCGAACTGATCGCATCCGAGAACATCGTAAGTGAAGCAGTAATCGAAGCAATGGGATCTGTTCTGACCAACAAGTACGCTGAAGGATATCCAGGTAAACGTTACTATGGCGGTTGTGAGCATGTGGACATCGTTGAAGACATCGCGCGTGATCGTGCAAAAGAATTGTTCGGAGCAGAACACGTGAATGTTCAACCTCACTCCGGTGCACAAGCGAACATGGCAGTTTATCTTGCAGCGTTGAAACCTGGTGATACTGTACTTGGTATGAACCTTGCCCATGGTGGACACCTCACACACGGTAGCCCGGTTAACGCATCTGGTTTGCTGTACAACTTTGTAGCATACGGCGTACAGGAAGATACATTCTTGATTGATTATGATGAAGTACGCAAAGCGGCTTTCAAACACCGCCCTCGTCTGATCGTTGCAGGTGCAAGTGCATATCCACGTACCATTGATTTTGAAAAGCTGGCTTCCATCGCCAATGATGTAGGCGCTTTGTTCATGGTGGACATGGCTCACATCGCAGGACTGGTTGCTGCTGGTTTGCATCCAAACCCGGTTCCACATGCGCATTTCGTAACAACAACTACACACAAAACGCTGCGTGGACCTCGTGGTGGTATGATTCTGTGCCGCAAAGCGTGGGCAGCAGCGATTGATAAAGCGGTATTCCCAGGTTCCCAAGGTGGACCTCTGATGCACGTGATCGCTTCCAAAGCGGTAGCATTCGGAGAAGCTTTGCAACCTTCATTTAAAACATATGCACAGAACGTTGTGAAAAACGCACAGGTTCTGGCTGAAACACTGATCGCTGAAGGATTGAACATCGTATCCGGTGGTACAGATAACCACTTGATGCTGATCGACACACGCAGTGTGAACATCACAGGTAAGGAAGCTGAGCATGTGCTTGATTCCATCGGTATTACCGTGAACAAAAATGCAATTCCATTCGACCCTACAAGCCCGTTTGTGACGAGCGGTATCCGAATTGGTACACCTGCTGCAACTTCCCGTGGCATGAACGAAGAAGCGATGGTAGCGATTGGTAAGATCATTGCCAAAACGCTGAAAAATCCAAAAGATACAGCGAAGCTGGATGAAGCCCGTGCAGAAGTGACTGCACTGACAGACCAATTCCCGCTCTATACAGATCTTAAATACTAA
- a CDS encoding manganese efflux pump MntP family protein, whose protein sequence is MWDVSAHVGQFVTILIMAIALGLDAFSLGIGIGMKGIRLRDVLRISIVTALFHIIMPLIGMYMGKYVSSLLGDITTYAAGGLLVLLGAHMILNAFREGDTKLVDHRSLLGVVLFSLSVSVDSFSVGVSLGMFSSDLILTVLAFGVCGGVMSVMGLLLGRRVSQNLGDYGEAIGGAILLAFGLLFIF, encoded by the coding sequence ATGTGGGATGTGTCTGCCCATGTTGGGCAGTTTGTAACCATTTTGATCATGGCTATTGCGCTTGGCCTCGATGCGTTCTCACTCGGAATCGGAATTGGCATGAAGGGCATTCGGCTGCGGGATGTATTGCGAATCAGTATTGTAACTGCGCTGTTTCATATCATCATGCCGCTCATCGGCATGTATATGGGCAAATACGTCAGCTCCCTGCTCGGTGACATTACGACGTATGCGGCAGGTGGATTGCTTGTTTTGCTGGGTGCTCATATGATTCTGAATGCATTCCGTGAAGGCGATACCAAGCTGGTGGACCACCGTTCCCTGCTCGGCGTTGTTTTGTTCTCCCTCAGCGTAAGTGTGGATTCGTTCTCCGTTGGCGTTTCCTTAGGGATGTTTAGCAGTGATCTGATATTGACCGTACTTGCTTTCGGTGTTTGTGGCGGGGTGATGTCGGTTATGGGTCTGCTATTAGGCCGTCGGGTGAGCCAGAATCTTGGGGATTACGGCGAAGCTATTGGTGGCGCAATCTTGCTTGCGTTTGGACTTTTGTTTATATTTTAG
- a CDS encoding low molecular weight protein arginine phosphatase, whose product MKHILFVCTGNTCRSPMAEGLLRKLASERGIQVEVRSAGVAATSGMPISRHAEAVLRDHNVEGPPHSTQLSANLVGWADLVLTLTRSHKQHVMQVFPDSVHKTYTLKEYVEDDEQVLSDVQELDSLFATLEMKRALGQEILASERERAIEIRQRIPSFDISDPFGGSRDDYNIAAAEIRTALDRLLDKLG is encoded by the coding sequence ATGAAACATATTTTATTCGTATGTACAGGAAATACGTGCCGCAGCCCCATGGCAGAGGGGCTTTTGAGAAAATTGGCATCGGAGCGCGGCATTCAGGTAGAGGTTCGTTCCGCAGGTGTGGCAGCAACATCGGGTATGCCGATTTCCCGCCATGCTGAAGCAGTTCTGAGAGATCATAACGTTGAAGGTCCACCTCATTCCACACAGCTTAGCGCTAACCTGGTAGGTTGGGCTGATCTGGTTCTTACATTAACACGGAGTCATAAGCAGCATGTCATGCAGGTTTTTCCCGATTCAGTCCACAAAACTTATACATTGAAAGAATATGTGGAGGATGATGAACAGGTATTAAGTGATGTTCAGGAGTTGGACAGCCTGTTTGCAACGCTTGAAATGAAACGTGCCCTTGGGCAAGAGATCTTGGCATCGGAGCGTGAGCGAGCCATTGAGATCAGACAACGAATTCCAAGTTTCGACATCTCCGATCCGTTTGGGGGAAGTCGTGATGATTACAATATAGCTGCAGCTGAGATTCGGACGGCGTTGGACCGGCTTTTGGATAAGCTGGGTTAA
- a CDS encoding AtpZ/AtpI family protein: MADSNKPNSSRNHDDNVWKAMGLVTAFGIEIAILAVAGYYAGSWLDKTIGGNGIWIAVSVLFFLAAGGVSIYFIAKKIMGESDE; encoded by the coding sequence ATGGCCGATTCGAACAAACCAAATTCATCCCGTAACCATGACGATAATGTATGGAAAGCGATGGGACTCGTGACAGCTTTTGGGATCGAGATTGCCATTCTCGCTGTTGCCGGATATTACGCTGGCTCCTGGTTGGACAAGACCATCGGAGGTAACGGAATATGGATCGCCGTAAGCGTTCTCTTTTTTCTTGCGGCAGGCGGTGTAAGCATCTACTTTATCGCGAAAAAAATCATGGGGGAAAGTGATGAGTGA
- the atpA gene encoding F0F1 ATP synthase subunit alpha, with amino-acid sequence MSIKPEEISTLIKSQIEQYKTDIDVVEVGTVIEVGDGIARVYGLENVMSNELVEFPSGVMGLAMNVEESNVGVVILGPYYDIREGDQVKRTGQIMQVPVGEALIGRVVNPLGIPVDGKGPIATTEFRPVEGKAPGVMDRKSVHEPMQTGIKAIDAMVPIGRGQRELIIGDRQTGKTSIAIDAILNQKGSGMKCIYVAIGQKQSTVAQVVETLRRKGAMEYTIVVTAAASDPSPLLYIAPYSGCSMGEYFMYKGEHVLVIYDDLTKQASAYRELSLLLRRPPGREAYPGDVFYLHSRLLERAAKLNDELGGGSLTALPFIETQASDVSAYIPTNVISITDGQIFLEADLFNAGQRPAINVGISVSRVGGSAQIKAMKKVAGSLRLDLAQYRELQAFSQFGSDLDKATQARLNRGARMMEILKQGVNQPLPVEQQVVSLYTAVKGFLDEIPTGDVTRFEREFLAFMESSHPEILASIRDTKELTADNENALKGAIEKFRKSFAVSV; translated from the coding sequence TTGAGTATCAAACCAGAAGAAATCAGTACATTAATTAAGAGCCAAATCGAACAATACAAGACCGATATCGATGTAGTCGAAGTCGGAACGGTAATCGAGGTTGGTGATGGTATCGCTCGTGTTTACGGACTTGAGAACGTCATGTCCAACGAGTTGGTTGAATTCCCAAGCGGTGTTATGGGACTCGCCATGAACGTCGAAGAAAGCAATGTCGGTGTCGTTATCCTGGGACCTTACTACGATATTCGTGAAGGTGACCAAGTGAAACGTACTGGTCAAATCATGCAAGTGCCTGTAGGCGAAGCATTGATTGGACGCGTTGTGAACCCGCTCGGTATTCCTGTAGATGGCAAAGGGCCAATCGCTACAACGGAATTCCGTCCGGTTGAAGGTAAAGCACCAGGCGTAATGGATCGTAAATCGGTTCATGAGCCGATGCAAACAGGGATCAAAGCCATTGATGCAATGGTTCCAATCGGTCGTGGACAACGTGAGTTGATCATCGGTGACCGTCAAACAGGTAAAACATCCATCGCAATTGATGCGATCCTGAACCAAAAAGGCAGCGGCATGAAGTGTATCTACGTGGCTATTGGTCAGAAACAGTCTACGGTTGCTCAAGTTGTGGAAACTCTTCGTCGTAAAGGCGCAATGGAGTACACAATCGTTGTAACTGCAGCAGCTTCCGATCCATCACCACTCTTGTACATCGCACCGTATTCCGGCTGTTCGATGGGTGAGTACTTCATGTACAAAGGCGAGCACGTTCTGGTTATCTATGATGACTTGACCAAACAAGCCTCTGCATATCGTGAGCTTTCCTTGTTGCTTCGTCGTCCACCGGGCCGTGAGGCTTATCCGGGTGACGTCTTCTACCTGCACTCCCGTTTGCTGGAGCGTGCTGCGAAGCTGAATGATGAACTTGGTGGTGGTTCTTTAACCGCACTGCCGTTTATTGAAACACAAGCTTCCGACGTATCTGCATACATCCCAACGAACGTAATCTCCATCACGGACGGACAAATCTTCTTGGAAGCTGACTTGTTCAATGCTGGACAACGCCCAGCGATCAACGTAGGTATTTCCGTATCCCGTGTCGGTGGTTCTGCTCAGATCAAAGCGATGAAAAAGGTTGCAGGTTCCCTGCGTCTCGACCTCGCTCAATATCGTGAGCTTCAAGCGTTCTCCCAGTTCGGTTCCGATCTGGATAAAGCGACTCAGGCCCGCCTGAATCGTGGTGCGCGTATGATGGAAATCCTGAAGCAAGGTGTTAACCAGCCTCTGCCTGTAGAACAACAGGTTGTTAGCTTGTACACTGCGGTTAAAGGATTCCTGGATGAGATTCCAACAGGTGATGTTACTCGTTTCGAGCGTGAGTTCCTCGCGTTCATGGAGAGCAGCCATCCGGAGATTCTTGCATCCATCCGTGATACTAAAGAATTGACTGCAGACAACGAAAATGCACTGAAAGGTGCAATTGAGAAGTTCAGAAAGAGCTTTGCTGTCTCTGTCTAA
- the upp gene encoding uracil phosphoribosyltransferase: MGKLVICDHPLIQHKLTFIRDMRTNTKDFRELVDEVATLMAYEITRDVELETIDVQTPVAATQGKVISGRMLGLVPILRAGLGMLDGVVKLLPAAKVGHVGLFRDPETLQPVEYYTKLPTDVTERQLIVIDPMLATGGSAIAAIDVLKKRGCTQIKMMNLVAAPEGVKAVQDAHPDVDIYVAALDDRLDDHGYIVPGLGDAGDRLYGTK, translated from the coding sequence ATGGGAAAATTAGTAATATGTGATCACCCTTTGATTCAACACAAACTGACGTTTATACGCGACATGCGTACGAATACGAAAGATTTTCGTGAATTGGTGGATGAAGTAGCAACGTTGATGGCTTATGAGATTACAAGAGATGTTGAACTGGAAACGATTGATGTACAGACACCTGTAGCTGCAACACAAGGTAAAGTTATCTCTGGACGTATGCTCGGACTGGTGCCGATTCTGCGCGCAGGACTCGGAATGCTGGATGGCGTTGTGAAATTGTTGCCAGCGGCAAAAGTTGGACATGTTGGTCTGTTCCGTGACCCGGAAACACTGCAACCGGTAGAATACTACACCAAACTGCCTACAGACGTAACAGAGCGTCAATTGATTGTAATTGATCCGATGCTGGCAACGGGTGGTTCGGCAATTGCAGCTATTGACGTGCTCAAAAAACGTGGCTGTACCCAAATCAAGATGATGAACCTGGTTGCAGCACCGGAAGGCGTAAAAGCTGTGCAAGATGCACATCCCGATGTGGACATCTATGTAGCAGCATTGGACGACCGTCTGGATGATCATGGTTATATCGTTCCAGGGCTTGGAGATGCAGGAGACCGTCTATACGGCACTAAATAA
- a CDS encoding TIGR01440 family protein, whose amino-acid sequence MTIELDSEQPGLQEQTASILHELALAGQLGPGQIVVIGTSTSEVAGARIGTSGAIEVAQQLLAGIREVQEEFGFDTVFQCCEHLNRALVMERSVLTRLGLTEVGAVPVPKAGGSMASAAYRSLTDPCLAEHVQAHAGLDIGETMIGMHLQHVAVPYRTALRYVGDARVTTALTRPKLIGGERAVYRMEEQPDSTFCD is encoded by the coding sequence ATGACTATAGAGTTAGATTCGGAACAACCCGGATTGCAGGAACAGACCGCGTCTATTCTGCATGAACTGGCGCTTGCCGGACAGCTTGGACCTGGACAGATCGTTGTGATCGGTACAAGCACAAGTGAAGTCGCAGGCGCTCGGATTGGTACGAGTGGTGCCATTGAAGTGGCACAGCAGCTTCTTGCGGGTATACGCGAGGTGCAGGAGGAGTTCGGTTTTGACACGGTATTCCAATGTTGTGAGCATCTGAACCGTGCGCTGGTAATGGAGCGTTCTGTGCTTACTCGACTTGGATTGACCGAGGTTGGCGCAGTACCCGTGCCCAAAGCCGGAGGTTCCATGGCATCCGCAGCATATCGTTCGCTGACCGATCCATGCCTGGCTGAACATGTGCAGGCCCATGCTGGCCTGGACATTGGGGAGACGATGATTGGGATGCATCTCCAGCATGTAGCCGTACCCTATCGCACAGCGCTCCGCTATGTTGGAGATGCTCGTGTAACCACAGCGTTGACTCGTCCGAAGTTGATTGGCGGCGAACGCGCGGTGTATCGTATGGAAGAACAACCAGATTCGACATTTTGTGACTAA
- the atpF gene encoding F0F1 ATP synthase subunit B, with translation MSFIWENTLLAIVAFAILYWLLSRYAFGPLFSIMEKRRELVMTQMNEAAQTREQAIAYVEEQKQALEQARQDAYDIIEQSKQTGGKQAESILADAKAEANRLKDDAVREIESEKNKAVAALRSELGTASVQIASKLIKKEVENGPAQEELVNQYLNEVGGRQ, from the coding sequence TTGAGTTTCATATGGGAAAATACGCTTCTTGCGATTGTTGCATTTGCAATTTTATATTGGCTGCTTAGCCGTTATGCCTTCGGGCCTTTGTTCTCCATTATGGAAAAACGTCGTGAACTCGTGATGACGCAGATGAATGAGGCTGCACAGACTCGGGAACAGGCCATTGCCTATGTGGAGGAACAAAAACAAGCTCTTGAGCAAGCACGTCAAGATGCTTACGACATCATTGAACAGTCAAAACAAACAGGTGGCAAACAAGCTGAATCGATTTTGGCTGATGCAAAAGCTGAAGCTAATCGTCTGAAAGACGATGCAGTACGCGAAATCGAGAGCGAGAAGAACAAAGCAGTCGCAGCACTTCGCAGCGAACTGGGTACAGCTTCCGTTCAGATTGCATCCAAGTTGATCAAAAAAGAAGTTGAGAACGGTCCTGCACAAGAAGAGCTTGTGAACCAATACCTCAATGAGGTAGGAGGCCGACAATGA
- the wecB gene encoding UDP-N-acetylglucosamine 2-epimerase (non-hydrolyzing) — translation MSNKIKVMTIFGVRPEAIKMAPLILELQKHPESIESIVCVTAQHRQMLDQVLEVFDIHPDYDLDVMKDRQTLNEITIRVLGGLEPVLAEAKPDIVLVHGDTLTTFVASYAAFLQQIQVGHVEAGLRTWNKLSPYPEEMNRQLTGVLADLHFAPTDWSSSNLAKENKSESSTYVTGNTVTDVFQYTVREDYTHPVLDWAQGKRLVLMTAHRRESQGEPHRNIFQAVKRIADEFEDIAIVYPVHPSPAVKEPAHAILGNHPRIQLIDPLDVVDLHNFYPHTHLILTDSGGLQEEAPSFGVPVLVLRDTTERPEGIEAGTLELVGTEEERVYERTKALLTDKTLYASMSQAANPYGDGHASERIVNAILHHFGVNSERPESFHRKFKK, via the coding sequence ATGTCCAACAAAATTAAAGTTATGACGATCTTCGGGGTGCGTCCGGAAGCCATCAAGATGGCTCCGCTAATTTTGGAATTGCAAAAACACCCTGAGTCTATTGAATCTATTGTTTGCGTAACTGCGCAGCATCGCCAGATGTTGGATCAGGTACTTGAAGTTTTCGACATTCATCCCGATTATGATCTGGATGTGATGAAGGACCGTCAGACATTGAATGAAATTACAATTCGTGTGCTTGGCGGCCTGGAGCCAGTGTTAGCCGAAGCTAAGCCGGATATTGTACTGGTTCACGGGGATACATTAACTACCTTTGTAGCGAGCTATGCAGCATTCCTGCAACAGATTCAGGTAGGGCATGTGGAAGCGGGGCTGCGGACGTGGAACAAGCTGTCTCCATATCCGGAAGAGATGAACCGTCAGCTGACGGGAGTACTCGCTGATCTACACTTTGCGCCTACGGATTGGTCTTCTTCCAATCTTGCCAAAGAAAATAAATCAGAGTCTAGTACGTACGTCACAGGCAACACGGTAACCGATGTGTTTCAATATACAGTACGGGAGGACTACACACACCCGGTACTTGATTGGGCCCAAGGCAAACGCCTTGTGCTGATGACAGCTCATCGCCGTGAATCTCAAGGCGAGCCTCACCGCAACATTTTCCAGGCCGTCAAACGGATTGCCGACGAATTCGAAGATATTGCCATCGTGTACCCGGTGCATCCAAGTCCTGCTGTGAAGGAGCCGGCTCACGCGATCTTGGGGAATCATCCCCGTATTCAATTAATTGATCCACTAGACGTGGTGGATTTGCATAACTTTTACCCGCACACTCACTTGATTTTGACCGATTCAGGCGGTTTGCAGGAAGAAGCACCTTCGTTTGGTGTGCCTGTGCTCGTATTGCGCGATACAACAGAACGCCCGGAAGGTATTGAAGCCGGAACGCTGGAATTGGTAGGTACCGAAGAGGAACGTGTGTATGAACGGACGAAAGCTCTGCTTACAGACAAAACCCTGTATGCAAGCATGAGCCAGGCTGCCAATCCTTACGGTGATGGACATGCTTCGGAAAGAATTGTCAATGCGATTTTGCATCATTTCGGTGTAAATAGTGAGCGTCCGGAATCATTTCACAGAAAATTCAAAAAATAA